The genomic segment CGCCAAGGCCGCGGGCGTCGAGCAGGTCGCATTCGACCGCTCGGGCTTTGCCTACCACGGCCGCGTCAAGGCGCTGGCCGATGCCGCCCGTGAAGCGGGCCTGCAGTTCTAACGGACACGGATACTGAACATGGCAAAGATTCAAGCGAACCGGCAGGCTGAGGGTCCGGAGGACGGCCTCAGGGAAAAGATGATCGCGGTGAACCGCGTCACCAAGGTGGTCAAGGGCGGCCGGATTCTCGGTTTCGCCGCGCTGACCGTCGTGGGCGATGGCGACGGCCGCGTCGGCATGGGCAAGGGCAAGTCCAAGGAAGTGCCCGCGGCCGTGCAGAAGGCCATGGAAGAGGCCCGCCGCAACATGCGCAAGGTGTCGCTCAAGAACGGCACGCTGCACCACAACGTGGTCGGCCGCCACGGCGCCGCGCACGTGATCATGGCGCCGGCCCCCAAGGGCACCGGCATCATCGCCGGCGGCCCGATGCGCGCGGTGTTCGAAGTCATGGGCATCACCGACATCGTGGCCAAGAGCCATGGTTCGACCAACCCGTACAACATGGTCCGGGCGACCCTCGACGCGCTGAAGAACTCCACCACACCCTCGGAAGTGGCGGCCAAGCGCGGCAAGTCGGTCGAAGACCTGTTCGCCGCCTGAGCGAAGGAACGAACGACATGGCGACCCAACAAAACACGGTCAAGGTGCAGCTGGTGCGCAGCCCCATCGGCACCAAGGAATCGCATCGCGCCACGGTGCGCGGTCTGGGCCTGCGCAAGCTCAACTCGGTCTCCGAGCTGCAGGACACGCCGGCGGTGCGCGGGATGATCAACAAGATCAGCTACCTGGTGAAGGTGCTCTGACATGGAACTGAACAACCTCAAGTCCGCCCCGGGCGCCCGCAAGGCGCGCCGCCGCGTCGGACGCGGCATCGGCTCGGGCCTGGGCAAGACCGCGGGCCGCGGCCACAAGGGCCAGAAGTCCCGCGCCGGCGGCTATCACAAGGTCGGCTTCGAAGGCGGCCAGATGCCGCTGCAGCGCCGCCTGCCCAAGCGCGGCTTCAAGTCGCAGTCGCTCAAGTTCAACGGTGAGGTCACGCTGACCTCGCTGGAGAAGCTGGGCGCGGCAGAAGTCGACCTGCTCACGCTGAAGCAGGCCGGCCTGGTCGGCGAAATGATCAAGAACGTCAAGGTCATCAAGTCCGGCGAGCTCAAGCGCGCCGTCAAGCTGACCGGCATCGGCGCGACCGCCGGGGCCAAGGCCGCCATCGAGGCGGCTGGCGGCAGCCTGGCCTGACGCGCACGAACGGAAGCACGAAGTTGGCGACGAACGCAGCCCAACTCGCGAAGACCGGCAAGTTCGGCGACCTGCGCCGGCGGCTGGTCTT from the Ramlibacter henchirensis genome contains:
- the rpsE gene encoding 30S ribosomal protein S5; this translates as MAKIQANRQAEGPEDGLREKMIAVNRVTKVVKGGRILGFAALTVVGDGDGRVGMGKGKSKEVPAAVQKAMEEARRNMRKVSLKNGTLHHNVVGRHGAAHVIMAPAPKGTGIIAGGPMRAVFEVMGITDIVAKSHGSTNPYNMVRATLDALKNSTTPSEVAAKRGKSVEDLFAA
- the rplO gene encoding 50S ribosomal protein L15, whose amino-acid sequence is MELNNLKSAPGARKARRRVGRGIGSGLGKTAGRGHKGQKSRAGGYHKVGFEGGQMPLQRRLPKRGFKSQSLKFNGEVTLTSLEKLGAAEVDLLTLKQAGLVGEMIKNVKVIKSGELKRAVKLTGIGATAGAKAAIEAAGGSLA
- the rpmD gene encoding 50S ribosomal protein L30 gives rise to the protein MATQQNTVKVQLVRSPIGTKESHRATVRGLGLRKLNSVSELQDTPAVRGMINKISYLVKVL